The genomic segment GTTGATGAACCCCAAATCCATACAAGAACTGGATTTTGGCCATGTCAATTCACAATCGCAACAACAACGTGAAAATTCGGCGGATTCTATACCATTAGATGACCTGCCAGACACACCTGAGATGATTGAATTGCAAAACCCCGAGAGCTGCCAAATTGATGTTAGTTTGGGTGAAGTATACCCCCTTGCTTTGTCACAAATAACCTTGTGCCCGTATAGACGCCATCCTTATATTGACCAGTCCTACCACTTCCCATGCCCACAATATCACTCACCTTTTGGCACTTTCACCTACCCCTCACAAGCAGTGTCAGTCGCTCCAAATACGTCTACCCCTTTAGCTTGCGCCACAGTATCGGCAGGTGGAGGAAAAAGGAGGAAAGGATTACATCAATACGACTATCAGCCGGCGCGGGTTAAGCACAAACTCAATTTTTTGCGTAAAAGCTAGACATGATACGCGGCCTAGCCCGTGAATAATACCATATGACGTAACATGTACATTATACactttaatttttagtacTGCGCACATTATCATAACATTGTAATTATGAAATAGAATCTACTATATGGACGCCCCCCTCCCCCCACGATGAATGGTGTATATTTGACATGCATTGATTAACCCAAGTAAACCTTTGTGTGGAAGATAAATGGCACAAATTGCTTGATGGGATGGGTTATAGGTCGCCACTGCTTCTATGCTCGTTCTGGCGACTTTTCATCACTCCTCTCCCTCACACACCTTGTGGCACTCGTATTGACCGGGTATGGCATTCTTTCAAAATCACCTGTGACAAATGGGCCATTCAATAAGCTATGGGTGATTTGTGTTTCATCAGCATTTTTCACATTCTCCCTCATTTGCACCCGAAAACTATCTGAGCCAGTTGGAAAGCCGACAATTACTACCTACATTTTGGCACCATTTATCAGCCTTAGCATTGGAGCACTTGTTGCTCAGTCTTACTTTCACAATGCATTGCGAGGCCTAGTTCTACATTTAATCTTGATCAGTTTTTCCTTAACGGGGTTTCCCGCACTGATCATCTTCATAACAGTGACGGTTGGCATATCACTAGGGATAGTTGGCCTAATACATATAAGCGATTCATGTTGCTTTAAGATCATATGGCTGGACTTGGTGCTATTTCTATGGCAATCTGTTGGAGGGTTGCTGATGTATAAGAGATTCGAGTGCCTGGCTATGATGATTGTTAGTATCAAAAAGAGGCCGTTGCTATGCGTAAACAACTATAAACCGGTGGAATATGTTGAGAGTGAATTGATGCGCCTTATAGACCGGGATGAAGTAATTGACTTGTTTGCAAAGTCTTTAGATTCGCAAAGAACGCTTTCTCGTGCGCTACAAAACTCAAATACTATGCTAAGTTCTAATAGTATTCGCAGTTCCCATACACTCAGGTCCATATCTTCTAGGGTTGATTCTAGGCTAGTTGAGACAATTATTACCAACAGGTCTAACAAGATTCTCGAGTCTATTCCCAGTGATTTCATGCCACCAATACTACAAAGATCCAACATAGTGTCATCTTTCATTTCTGAGCCTGTGATTATAAATGACAATGACCCATATcttaatgaatttaaaaatttcgAGTTTGAAGTTATAAATCCCACACGCAGGAGATCACTTAACAAGCTACCGATTTGTGTCAAAAGAACGATTGGATTTATGTTGTACTGTTTGAAGCGATGCTACGAGATGAGGAGCGTGTTTTTGAGAGCTACATGGGCAAATGAAGATTTATTACCGCCAAGAAATGTTTTAGGTAGGCACAGTTCGCCTTCATCATGatttatatgtaattttgtgaattatatataactgCTATATAgccaaacaatttgtaatataatttcagAATTCAATCACTAGTAATGgcttaaaatatatattacactTGCAAAACTACGAATATTCATTGTTATATTAGTACAATAAATGTTTACTTACTTAGGCATGTTTTCATGCACAATTTTCGAAGACTGGTATGTGGAATGGATGCACGAGTTTAACGTCAAATTTTACGCCGATTCCGTTTGGATACTGCTCTTATTTTGCTACCATGGTACAATATCGAGTGCAATTGCATTGGCAAAGCACTATAACTCAATCTCATCTAAAGCCGTCACAAGCAGATACATCTTTTTAACAATACGATTTATCACGCAGCCATTGGCTGTCACTCTGGTTCTATTACCATTATTGCTGAATAAGTGCAGGGGATCGACTATGAAGGCGCGCTGCTACTACTTGTTATCACTACTACTATGTCTAATACAGTATGCacttattatatttgaatagattaattagttttttaattaaCCATTCGTTATTTTCCAATATAATTCAGGCTGTTCTTTGCCATATTTGACATATCGTGGATACTAACTTGGGAAAACCCGGGAGAAATATCTTACAATTCGTACTCTGTAGAAATGCTACTAATGCATACATCTGTAATACTCTTATGCCGTTACCCAGCGTACTTTTTCTTATTCTTAGTCTACTCTTTCTCTTTCATAACCCTGCACTTCATCCTTTCTTCTGACCCTAGGATAAGGATTATTTCGGCAGAATTCGCTCCGCAAGTGGTCACTGCCATTGGATCATTCTTCTTTTACATCCGTCCGGTGGATATTTCCCGAAGGATGATATTTTGCCGATACGTGCTACCATATTTAATGCACTTGAGAATAATTTGCCAGGAAAAACAGGATGGACAGGAAGATGTGAGGTTGGATAAGTTGGGGACTAGTATATCTTGTAGCtagtatatttaatactcATGTTTTGTAACATatgattttaattttttctagAAAAATCTGTCAAGCATAGTATTCATATAATAAGATCTCCTTGTTTACATGGTTGAACATTAATATTCCTTGACGTTATAGTGCTCTGGCCTCTGGTTTATACATGTGGCACATTCACTATACAATACCTCTGTTGACAATATCTCTAAATATCAGCAGTTGTTTCATATGTGTACCGAAGGCTTGCCACACTATCAATTTGTGTAGACTGTATGTGGACAGGAAGGAGGTTTATCGCTTACGACGCCAATCGGAGATTCTAAAATGTATGTCGGCCGTTCTGAACAATATATCGCAAACGGAAGAGCAAATAGGAAATATTGGAATTACCAAAGTTCACCTCTCTCCTGACTGCACCCATGCCCGAATCAGCGTACACATAGACGGGGATCATAATAGCGTACAAAGAGTAGGTTTCCCACCATTTTTATTCCTTTTTTCTTGTATAGTATGGTTAACTTAGAGTTTGGCTTGGCTTGGTAGACACTCAAAAACCTTGCGCTTCCAAATGGGCACCAAACTCAACCATCGCAAACGGGTACCGGTAATCCAATTTGTACACGACAAGACAACTGGATTCAACTTATTCGACATTCGTAATGCATACATCATTTAGGTGACATGATCAAGGAAGCAACTCAAAATGAACTAAATAATGCTAATCCAAAATCTGATAGTGTACAAGAAAACCCTATCGACTTTGATGAAGCGACCAATATCGCAACTGATACCAATGGAgataattcaaattaccCAcatgatgaaaatgaaaatggTGAAACAGGTAAGATGGATATTGATTATCCGGATTTAGAAGATGAAGATGAtaaaatggataatatGGTCAATGATGAGCAACTGGAGGAATTCCTTTCAGACTTTGACGAGAAACATGTTAAAGCCGTGCTCGACTCACTAAaagatatataatataccacACATACAgtataaatcatttgatttattcatatttacaaattaatatcacTTGTTAGAAAACTTCATCAACACCAAAATATCCCAGCTCCTCGTCACTATAAAATGGAGTGTCATAGAATACCCTGTTACTATCTGAAAATACACTGTTATCCCCAGCCTTTTTCAGTTTAACTTTCTTCAACCtcttaaattttttgcccTCATTTCCACCAAGTTTATTACTAGACTCATCATCTTTTGCGGTTTTATCACTAATGGCAAATTCATTCAAATCTCTTTTTTGGAACCTCTCATCCACTAACTTTACATCATTATCATCGTCACTAGTGGAGTCCTTTAACTCCAtcaatttgccaaattgcATACAATTCCATAGGGAAATAGTGTTGATAAAATCATGCTCGTAAACAACTTTCCTAGAAGGTGTAACGTATTCCTCGTAGTGGGTTTTACTCTCCGATAGAATGTAAGTTGATTCTTCTAATGTCTTAACTAGTTTACCGCCAAGCTTTtgaatctaaataattaagtTTGCTTACTATCGTCGCTGCATCCGATATACTTATCTTCTTCAAATTGCTTACtaagtaaaattttgatccCTTAAAGGGAAGTTTGACATTGTTTCTTTCCTTCAATTTTGGCCATTCGGGATGTTCACAATCTTCCTCTGCTGGCCAATTCCCATTCTGTATGGCATAGTATACATAATTTGGAGTAAGTATGTAGGATTTGTTTGCTAATGCGTATAGAATCTTAAGTGTTGGTTTTGTTTGAAGTTTTGAGACAATGAGGTGAGTTATATTGCATTTGTTTGTTGGCCATGGAATGAAATCAAAGTATTTCGATCCCTTTTTGTAAGAAACAGACGCAAATTGAATATcatgtattatattaccCTCCCTAGGTCCTGTATACGACAAACAAGGTATATCGACGTTGTTATGCAAAGATCTATTTGATTTGGATTTCTTAATgttggataattttttgtgtttAAAGGCGTATTTAACTAATCCTGTTTCTTTTTGTTTTCTTGCGTTTTTAGCACTTGGCACCGTTTTTTTGTCACTCTTGGcacttaattttttaaaatcaagTTGTGTAGCTGATATTTGTTgcatattattattattgcaTACAACTCTGGTACTGGTTCGCCTCGGTTTTGATtctattttatcaattttgagCATCGAATCCTTCATATTAGGCTtagaattatttgttttttgttccactatactattactagAATGCGCAACATCTGAACTTATTTGTACTGcgtttttattattatcaaatgAAACAGGGCAATCCGTTTTAAAGTTATTGGAAATTGTTCCTTTTACAATTGCAACATTGTCTATACGTTGTACATGCCTCTTATCCACTATACTATTACAGCTTTGGGATATTCTCGTCGAATCCTTATCATTAGATGTTTTCGATATTATAGTAACATTTTTAGCTAATTTAGATAGAACATTAGTCGATTTTTTGGAGTCATATGAATCATGTTGGGAAAATAAACTTTCAACTAGATTAGATTCTTCAAATATACTCTTGCCTTTATTTCCAGGATTAAGAATATCTATATGAGCTGTGCTGTTATCATGTGCAAAATGCTCGTAATCATTGTTGAGCGAATCCACTGTAGAAATTGATTCAACCCTCGATATATTTTCCCCCAATTCATTACTACCAACTTTTTTAGTGCCttctatattaattgagGCATTAGCGTGATCGGGTTGATAGATTTTGTTGCATAACAGTGTGTGTATGTTGAGGAATGTTGCCAGGGATGCGTCatttaattcaaatttatcacaaatatccTTTTTCGTATAACCCAGTAGCTCAGATCCTGAAATTTCATTGAGCTTAATGACCCTGGAAATGTTGAAatcatatttaaacaatttggcCACGTGATAGTATTCCCAGTTCTCAAAGTCTACATTAAAAAGTGCTAAATGCgtgtataattgaatacACACTAACCTTCTAGGGGAATTTTCAATTCCGATTGCATATACAAAGATTCCAACATAATTCTTGATTTTGGCCCACACTACACAAATGTGTGGGCAGGGCGTGTGGtgtaaaataatagtttatattatatatactagtcatataataatcaaacaAACCATATAAACTAATCCGATGATTTGAaggaatataaattacaaagAATTTGTTAGCAATTAGAAACTAAACGCTGCCACGGGGGTGTTTGCAAAGTCATTCTCCCCAAGTAACCTTTTCTGAAATCAGTTAAAATGCGCATTGCTGCGTTGTTAATATGACCAAACTTAATCCCCATCTCATTCAAATAGCTCTCCGCACCAAGTCCGCAATCATCACCAATGAACTCATCAGGATCCAGCTTGTATCTGTGCCGCAATATATCCAGACAGGCATAGTCACTATTTAACTGGGCAACCCtaaaaatttggcaaaGTAGTTTCTCCGCTGCACTATCAACATCATATATGCCGTGCATAATCTGATTTGCAGCTGCTAATAGCCATACATTCCCATccaaaatgtcaaattcaGCATCCAACCCATGCTTTTTTCTCCTCGCTTTGTTGGACCCACTGTTCTCATTAGCCGTCCCAAGGTATAAACGAGCAAACATGTCATTTTTTGTTTCCCTTTTTACAGCCTTATATAGATTTGGGGGAAGGACTCCGGGGGTGTCGATAATGTCAAATGTTTTGTACACAGCTTCGGTTCGTTCCTCGGGGCGAAGTTTTAACCACTATATTAGTAACTGATAGTGTTATTGACATGATATATTCCATAGATGTAAACATCAGTATTAACAGTATTAACCATtggtaatatataaatatagtATTAAAATGAGTGGAACAAATATATAGCGAATCGTGACATTTATCGACAAATTGAATACTAATTGACATTGCAATCACCGTctagttatatatatacaattgtaCACACaacacaaatttatttaacaatagATAAACTCAATACCAACAATCGTAAAATACATAACAAATGTACAATTAGAAattcattgtatattgttCAGATATAAATGCGTGTATAACTACATATCGAGCATATTACATGAATCCATATACATTGAAATATAATGAGCCAATATATTTAGCACTTACAGAAATAGATCTAGTGGTTCCAGGAAAATCGTAACAAGTTGCTTTCCTCCTCCCCAATAATCGGTTTGCCAGTGCAGATTTACCAACATTAGGCATGCCGACCAGAATAATCCTAATTGGTCTTGCATCCAAGCCGTACCTACTCCTCTTCTCCATAGCCCTGACTGCCAGTTTTCTCAAACACTTTTGAAGCGTAATAATGCTTTTATCTGATTTTCTGgcattcaaaaatatcactgGAGATACGAATCTTTGCTGTTTCTCATCTTTGATATTACGGTTAAACTTCTTGGCGTATTCGTGTTGCTTAATTCTGTAATATCTAGCCCAATCTTCATTACCTAATTTTGAAGCctatataacaaaatataCTCACTAAATCAGCATGAGTGAATACCAATGCAGATGGTCTATGGGTGAAGATATTATTGTAGACGTTAAGCATGAAATCATCATCTGCTACATATGGCAATCTTGCATCTCTTACATCGACAATTATATCCACCCTTTTCATATACTCGGAAATCTCCTCCATTGTCCTACCCACATATCTTGGAAACCTACATTAGCacatttaaacaattaattcaaaCAAATGCAGTCCCATACTTACCAATGGATTTTTACACAGCCTAGTGCTGCCTTACTAATATcgtcatcatcatcatcaacACTTTGAATTCCAATTGTCTTTTTggcattaaaaaattctatTTTGGCCAATGATTTAGTAACTGCTGGTTCGTAGTATTGCCTATCGGCCATATCCTTAGCCAATGCCAGGATAGGCCAAGGAGCCATTATAGGTTTTGGAGAAAGTACCAATTGTTTTGGCTTGGTAGATTTAAAAAACCCAGCTTTGCTTAGTGACAATTTCCCACCAATTTTCTGTTCAATTTGAATAGGTGTTAGAGTGTCGTTTAATACATATGGGTAGTTGGCGGCAAGAGGTATTTTGACACAGGATATATCCTTTCCTTCGATACACTCACCAATAATAGTTTCCAACTCGTGAGttttatcatatacatCCATTTGGCTGGGGATGTCTGCGTCTGTGGACTGGATCGATTCAGTAGAATTATGGGTAGAATGAATgtgataattaaaattgttagcTTGATTGCGATAAGCCCAAGAAATATGGACTGTAATTAATAGTAAAAGAAGAATACTAGTCTTCTGGTGTATGAGGATGAGATTCTGGCGGCGTTTCATTAGGATTTCTGGAAGGCTATATTAGCACTAGTGAATAATTGGcatataaaataacaacCATCAGTTTAATAATCAACTATAGTAGGGAAAACTTACATTTGGAGGATTTTTGTTCaacataaatttgttataaaaGATGTTACCAGAAAATGCTCCGGAAAATCCACACATACAGATAAAAATCCATTGCTTGAAGTCCAAAGTAAAACGCATGGGTGTTACGCCACTGGAAAATACAACTCCAGCATTTTCAGGCTAATTCATTCATTCCTTACTGCTTTCACGTGGATATTATGAGAAAAGTACCTCTTCAGTATCATCTCACAGTACCATCCCCACGACACAGGCATGTCTGTACTAAAATGTAATACATATACATGTATATACATGCTCCGTATACTACCTGCAAcaactaaaaaataagcTTCTACAAATTGAGAAAAATTAGTCGATATCACAACACATCAAGAAGGCATCTTCCCTATCCGCGTAGTACTCCTTATGCAATTCAACCACCCTGTATTATCGtagttatattatatatatgctaTGGCACTGAGCACCCACTTGTAGTTGAGTTTGTGTTGGTACATCATTTGTGCGGCAATGTTGGTAAAACGAACGAATAGAAACACCTTTATACACTGGAATACtgtagaaaatattttatggGTTTGTCCCAGCATCGTTGAGGCCATTCCAAGCATTCTATAGTGCCTTTGGATACCAATAGAGGTGATGTGACCGCATCTTTCATTATCATCTTCCCTTAATTAGCTAAGATATTATCATTTGCCACGCGTTTTTATTGCGATAATTCAACAATCACCGCCAATACCAACACTATCACAAATGTTTacaatatatgataataatagtTATCTATCACATGGAATTTATGCTTAATTAGATAACTATTAATGCCAATACCgacaatattaaatacttAGAATATAGATACATTAAATACGATGctgatatatatcattaaataaaGATTTTCAATAGTCAAATAGTTATAGAATTTAGTGacaaatgattaattatgttatttaaatgataCTAATTAGATATGAAATGGctattgataaataataaataatttaacagAAAATAATAGAAGAGATAAACAACAATATCACGTGTCAAACAATCcataaaacaaatttagtgCAGAATTAGTGTGCAAAGATGAccaattaaacaaaaaatataaaaaactGGCCAAAATTATACTTAGACTTACAATTTTGAAAGGACATAGCCACATATCTGTGTTGAGCCTATCATAACTCTGGTAAGTTGAGGCCATGAAAGCAAGTGGTAATAGTAGTACTTCTGCTGGTAGTTTTCAACCATTCCCATCATATTACACTCGCTGATTTCCAGCAAATCGTACATGTTTGCTTGTCTCACCCATATCATCTGCATAAACTTCAATCCAATGAtcacatttataaatgCAAACGATTAACatataacatttaaaattcaCACAATACTAACCTTTGATCAcactaaatatatcaaatctCTGCGTTAAACACTATAATTCCATCCCTTCACATAATGCTTACATCCTGGACAATACCCTCTCCACGGCCAAAGGCGGTTGTAGGGACCAATAGCAGGCATGAAAGCACATGCGGCTCTTGGAcagaattttttgaaaaaataaaaaatttagcTGAACTAAAATGAATAACAGACTAATGGAGTAACTACTAACAATTGAAACTTCCAATGACGTCACCTTGACGACAACAGTTATACCAAAAGTTGGATAGTTATTTCGACAGAGAATCCAATTTAACCACAATCAATTTATCCAACAAAGATGAAAAAATCTCGTTGGTAACCAAATAAAAGCATATGCACGTGAATATgcaaatgaattattagTTGTATACGGGTTTGGGAAAATATGAGTGGCACCATAGCAGTTgtgacattttaattttatattggTTCAATTGGGATCAGATATGGTTACTTCCACATCTACCCCTGGGTCTAAGGTCACAGAAGTTATCTTATTCACAATGTCACTGGATGAGTACAGGTCTATTAGACGCTTGTATATTCTCATCTCAAATCGGTCCCAAGTATTAGTTCCTTCACCGCAAGGTGATTTCCTCGTTGTAATCTTTAGGGTCTTTACTGGCATTCTAACGGGGCCAATAACTGCGAGATTGTTATCCTTGGCCCCGGCAATTAAATCAGAACAAGCTAAATTAGACGCGTTAATACCTCTCTCAATAGACTTTAAATTTTGGCATGTCAAAGTGATGCGGATTCTGTGACTGTGCTGTTCATCTCCAGACACTCCAGCCTTTTGCACTTTACTCATCTTCACCAGCACCTAGATTTAGGGCGGAATTAGCAATCTGTATACATCATATTGTACACTGTTACTATGGGGTAGGTCAACCTTTATCTCCACTCTCGCGGCATATCTTATTTAACtcattataaatgatataaattatataattaatgcatACTACCACAAACACTGGAAACTTAAACTAGAAACATTAGCAACTTAAACAAAATACTCATTCTTTAGACGTTATACATACCCCAACCAAACAAAGGTTTGTTAGGACATTACTAGGATTAAGATAGATTTATAACCATTCCGTTTTTctctatatatttattacaacTATTCTGCAATGTATAGTTGTTGTTTCTGTTGTTGTTGTTGTTGTTGCACTTAGCTGCAGTGAGCACCTGACTCTACATGCATGTACAACTGTCATCTTAGAATACTTGATTAAGATTTGCACTATCAACTTTGACTAATAATATCTAACCAAAACATCAACCATGGGCCTTTCTGATAATCTGTGCTCCTGTGACAATGCCGGTAGTGAAATAGACCAGCTTGCGGATAAGCCGGATCAGTCCTTGGATATGGTCTCACATAGAACAGTTGACGAATATGCCGACAGATCCAAGGCAAGCGAAATCTCGCAGAGCGTTGACCGTCAATGGATTGCAGTTACAACCTATCAACCCGTAGACATTGTCACCAAAACGGTGGAAGTTCCAGTGATTAAAACAGTCGAAAAGTTTGTACATAAACCTGTTATACAAGAAAAGATCGTACATGTACCTAGAGAAGTCACTCAAATTGTCGAAAAGATTGTGGAAATCCCCGACGTAAAGTATGTAGAAAAGATCGTGGAAGTGCCACAAGTGCAATACCGCAGCAAATTTGTACCAAAAATCGAAGTGGTTGAGAAGATTATTGAAAAACCCACAATTATTGAGAAGTGGACAGAAAAGAAAGTGGAGGTACCTCAGATTAAGGAAGTTGTGCGCTACAAGGAGATTGACGAATCCGAAGAAGTTATCAAATACTTCCCTCAGGGCAAGGGTAATATTGACTGGGAAAAGGAATGTGCAATGCAATCTCACATGTTGCCGGAACATGATGCCAATAAGACGACCGTCTTGTGCAGTGATAAGATTGGCGAAGATGGTGTTATGATCTACTCCACCCCCTTTGCTAACCAGGGCACGGTGTTTCAACAAGTTTCTCATGAATTGGTCAGGGATAAGGAATCAGCACGTGCTGGTTGCATTGGCTGTTAAATAATCACTTAGCACTTGCTTAAATGTAGAGAATTAAGTTAATGAAATACAGACAAACTGAAAAGAGATTACTGGACtaattttcacaaaataTCCTTTTTACATGGTTTTACTTTTATCTTTATTTACACCTCTAATCACTATCTAGttagttatatttataaatattgtatttagAAAATGAGCGgtatataaatcaattgaGTACCGATCTAGGCAATCCATGATTTAGTAGATTGTGTGAGATTTATACGCTAactaatttgttaattcGGCGACCAGTCAATGTctcataatttatttgttattagattaaaaaatttg from the Babesia microti strain RI chromosome I, complete genome genome contains:
- a CDS encoding conserved Plasmodium protein, unknown function (overlaps_old_locusTagID:BBM_I00515), with translation MGWVIGRHCFYARSGDFSSLLSLTHLVALVLTGYGILSKSPVTNGPFNKLWVICVSSAFFTFSLICTRKLSEPVGKPTITTYILAPFISLSIGALVAQSYFHNALRGLVLHLILISFSLTGFPALIIFITVTVGISLGIVGLIHISDSCCFKIIWLDLVLFLWQSVGGLLMYKRFECLAMMIVSIKKRPLLCVNNYKPVEYVESELMRLIDRDEVIDLFAKSLDSQRTLSRALQNSNTMLSSNSIRSSHTLRSISSRVDSRLVETIITNRSNKILESIPSDFMPPILQRSNIVSSFISEPVIINDNDPYLNEFKNFEFEVINPTRRRSLNKLPICVKRTIGFMLYCLKRCYEMRSVFLRATWANEDLLPPRNVLGMFSCTIFEDWYVEWMHEFNVKFYADSVWILLLFCYHGTISSAIALAKHYNSISSKAVTSRYIFLTIRFITQPLAVTLVLLPLLLNKCRGSTMKARCYYLLSLLLCLIQLFFAIFDISWILTWENPGEISYNSYSVEMLLMHTSVILLCRYPAYFFLFLVYSFSFITLHFILSSDPRIRIISAEFAPQVVTAIGSFFFYIRPVDISRRMIFCRYVLPYLMHLRIICQEKQDGQEDVRLDKLGTSISCS
- a CDS encoding conserved Plasmodium protein, unknown function (overlaps_old_locusTagID:BBM_I00515;~overlaps_old_locusTagID:BBM_I00520), giving the protein MSAVLNNISQTEEQIGNIGITKVHLSPDCTHARISVHIDGDHNSVQRSLAWLGRHSKTLRFQMGTKLNHRKRVPVIQFVHDKTTGFNLFDIRDMIKEATQNELNNANPKSDSVQENPIDFDEATNIATDTNGDNSNYPHDENENGETGKMDIDYPDLEDEDDKMDNMVNDEQLEEFLSDFDEKHVKAVLDSLKDI
- a CDS encoding hypothetical protein (overlaps_old_locusTagID:BBM_I00530); the protein is MLESLYMQSELKIPLEDFENWEYYHVAKLFKYDFNISRVIKLNEISGSELLGYTKKDICDKFELNDASLATFLNIHTLLCNKIYQPDHANASINIEGTKKVGSNELGENISRVESISTVDSLNNDYEHFAHDNSTAHIDILNPGNKGKSIFEESNLVESLFSQHDSYDSKKSTNVLSKLAKNVTIISKTSNDKDSTRISQSCNSIVDKRHVQRIDNVAIVKGTISNNFKTDCPVSFDNNKNAVQISSDVAHSSNSIVEQKTNNSKPNMKDSMLKIDKIESKPRRTSTRVVCNNNNMQQISATQLDFKKLSAKSDKKTVPSAKNARKQKETGLVKYAFKHKKLSNIKKSKSNRSLHNNVDIPCLSYTGPREGNIIHDIQFASVSYKKGSKYFDFIPWPTNKCNITHLIVSKLQTKPTLKILYALANKSYILTPNYVYYAIQNGNWPAEEDCEHPEWPKLKERNNVKLPFKGSKFYLVSNLKKISISDAATIIQKLGGKLVKTLEESTYILSESKTHYEEYVTPSRKVVYEHDFINTISLWNCMQFGKLMELKDSTSDDDNDVKLVDERFQKRDLNEFAISDKTAKDDESSNKLGGNEGKKFKRLKKVKLKKAGDNSVFSDSNRVFYDTPFYSDEELGYFGVDEVF
- a CDS encoding peptide alpha-N-acetyltransferase (overlaps_old_locusTagID:BBM_I00540), whose translation is MIWVRQANMYDLLEISECNMMGMVENYQQKYYYYHLLSWPQLTRVMIGSTQICGYVLSKLEDDNERCGHITSIGIQRHYRMLGMASTMLGQTHKIFSTVFQCIKVFLFVRFTNIAAQMMYQHKLNYKVVELHKEYYADREDAFLMCCDID
- a CDS encoding small subunit ribosomal protein S20e (overlaps_old_locusTagID:BBM_I00545), with protein sequence MSKVQKAGVSGDEQHSHRIRITLTCQNLKSIERACSDLIAGAKDNNLAVIGPVRMPVKTLKITTRKSPCGEGTNTWDRFEMRIYKRLIDLYSSSDIVNKITSVTLDPGVDVEVTISDPN
- a CDS encoding RAP1-interacting factor 1 (overlaps_old_locusTagID:BBM_I00555) — translated: MGLSDNLCSCDNAGSEIDQLADKPDQSLDMVSHRTVDEYADRSKASEISQSVDRQWIAVTTYQPVDIVTKTVEVPVIKTVEKFVHKPVIQEKIVHVPREVTQIVEKIVEIPDVKYVEKIVEVPQVQYRSKFVPKIEVVEKIIEKPTIIEKWTEKKVEVPQIKEVVRYKEIDESEEVIKYFPQGKGNIDWEKECAMQSHMLPEHDANKTTVLCSDKIGEDGVMIYSTPFANQGTVFQQVSHELVRDKESARAGCIGC
- a CDS encoding 3-prime overlapp with BBM_01g00535 produces the protein MILKRYFSHNIHVKAPENAGVVFSSGVTPMRFTLDFKQWIFICMCGFSGAFSGNIFYNKFMLNKNPPNPSRNPNETPPESHPHTPED
- a CDS encoding Ribosome biogenesis GTPase A (overlaps_old_locusTagID:BBM_I00535); the encoded protein is MDVYDKTHELETIIGECIEGKDISCVKIPLAANYPYVLNDTLTPIQIEQKIGGKLSLSKAGFFKSTKPKQLVLSPKPIMAPWPILALAKDMADRQYYEPAVTKSLAKIEFFNAKKTIGIQSVDDDDDDISKAALGCVKIHWFPRYVGRTMEEISEYMKRVDIIVDVRDARLPYVADDDFMLNVYNNIFTHRPSALVFTHADLASKLGNEDWARYYRIKQHEYAKKFNRNIKDEKQQRFVSPVIFLNARKSDKSIITLQKCLRKLAVRAMEKRSRYGLDARPIRIILVGMPNVGKSALANRLLGRRKATCYDFPGTTRSISWLKLRPEERTEAVYKTFDIIDTPGVLPPNLYKAVKRETKNDMFARLYLGTANENSGSNKARRKKHGLDAEFDILDGNVWLLAAANQIMHGIYDVDSAAEKLLCQIFRVAQLNSDYACLDILRHRYKLDPDEFIGDDCGLGAESYLNEMGIKFGHINNAAMRILTDFRKGYLGRMTLQTPPWQRLVSNC